A genome region from Leptospiraceae bacterium includes the following:
- a CDS encoding SpoIIE family protein phosphatase has translation MITRSMALVSENLIASFNFSEVERGAAELVENDIEIVYVILESEDGTAIVSRDKSSKEKNINSIKDRVISELFIEQDGSNAKNMEIKMVEHNGMECIDVMSHVKAGDQIIAKLRIGLTTEYLNLSLYKSVFISVLMIAAFSLLGVFISIRFSLHFSTPILNLKNATEEMQNKNFDYKIEVLSNDEIGLLANAFDEMRVSIKTYSTSLTELNQNLEKKVEERTRELQNVLHEVNVLHEQKKGDYYLTANLLQPLIGNFITNENVNISYFLNQKMKFEFRKSSSEIGGDFILCDTLRLADKDFLFFCNADAMGKSMQGAGGALIFGSVIRAILNRTQYSGNLLHVNRPEEWLEDCYVELVKVFYSMQGTMSVSCILALMDDLTGRIYSLNAGHPPIVLYRDEKANFLEKGEPNQKIGESFNYEKIHNNNLKIEKNKLFKGDILIFGSDGKDDILIINSETKMKEINSDDHLFLECIEETKGDIQKVLTAIEKRGSLMDDFSLLSIELKNIPE, from the coding sequence ATGATAACTAGAAGTATGGCATTAGTTTCTGAAAACTTAATTGCTAGTTTTAATTTTTCGGAAGTAGAGAGAGGAGCCGCCGAATTAGTCGAAAATGATATCGAAATAGTTTACGTAATCCTTGAAAGTGAAGATGGTACGGCCATCGTTAGCAGAGATAAATCCTCTAAAGAAAAAAATATCAATTCCATAAAAGATCGAGTCATCTCCGAATTATTCATAGAACAAGACGGAAGTAACGCAAAAAACATGGAAATCAAAATGGTTGAGCACAATGGAATGGAGTGCATTGATGTAATGTCACATGTAAAAGCTGGAGATCAAATCATTGCAAAACTTAGAATTGGTCTTACTACAGAATACCTAAATTTATCTCTTTATAAAAGTGTATTTATATCAGTATTAATGATTGCAGCTTTTAGTTTATTGGGGGTATTCATAAGTATCCGCTTTTCTCTCCATTTTTCGACTCCTATTTTAAACTTAAAAAATGCGACAGAGGAAATGCAAAATAAAAACTTTGATTATAAAATTGAAGTTCTATCAAACGATGAAATTGGTCTTTTGGCTAACGCATTTGATGAAATGAGAGTTAGCATTAAAACTTATAGTACATCTTTAACAGAGTTAAACCAAAACCTCGAAAAAAAAGTAGAAGAACGGACAAGAGAACTACAAAATGTTTTACATGAGGTAAACGTATTACATGAACAGAAAAAAGGCGACTATTATCTAACTGCTAATTTATTGCAACCACTCATAGGAAATTTCATTACAAATGAGAATGTAAATATTAGTTATTTCCTAAATCAAAAAATGAAATTCGAATTCAGAAAATCTTCATCCGAAATTGGGGGAGACTTTATATTATGCGATACGTTACGATTAGCAGATAAAGATTTTTTATTTTTTTGTAATGCAGACGCCATGGGCAAATCAATGCAAGGAGCCGGCGGAGCTTTAATTTTTGGCTCTGTCATTCGTGCTATTTTAAACAGAACTCAATATTCAGGAAATCTATTACATGTAAATAGACCAGAAGAATGGTTAGAAGATTGTTATGTTGAACTAGTAAAAGTTTTTTATTCTATGCAAGGAACAATGAGTGTTTCTTGTATTTTGGCATTGATGGATGACTTAACTGGCCGAATTTATTCATTAAATGCAGGCCATCCACCTATAGTTCTTTACCGCGACGAAAAAGCAAATTTTTTAGAGAAGGGAGAACCGAATCAAAAAATAGGTGAAAGTTTTAATTATGAAAAAATTCATAATAATAATCTGAAGATTGAAAAGAATAAATTATTTAAAGGTGATATACTTATATTTGGCTCAGATGGTAAAGATGATATTTTAATCATAAACAGCGAAACCAAAATGAAGGAAATTAACTCCGATGATCACCTATTTCTAGAATGTATTGAAGAAACAAAAGGTGACATCCAAAAAGTATTAACAGCAATAGAAAAAAGAGGGTCCCTCATGGATGACTTTTCACTTCTCAGTATTGAATTAAAGAACATCCCAGAATAA
- a CDS encoding cyclic nucleotide-binding domain-containing protein, protein MYFLHLRRKKKKYLSAHSTSHYFKPGEAVVHTGDTNQSMFIIAEGVVSVQAKLENGKVLEVASLGAGNFFGEMALLTGAIRTADIIALTATRLIEITREDFEPLLKEHPEIFQLVDKVSHSRMTDTETQKILSQLPPEQVKDPWYKVYMKKIQHFFMELIKRPV, encoded by the coding sequence ATATATTTTCTACATTTACGGAGAAAGAAAAAAAAATACCTCAGCGCCCATTCTACTTCTCACTACTTTAAACCTGGAGAAGCGGTTGTACATACAGGTGATACAAACCAATCTATGTTTATTATTGCCGAAGGTGTTGTGAGTGTTCAAGCAAAATTAGAAAATGGCAAAGTATTAGAAGTTGCCTCACTCGGAGCAGGCAACTTTTTTGGAGAAATGGCACTTCTTACAGGTGCTATTCGAACGGCGGATATTATTGCACTAACGGCAACTAGGTTAATTGAAATTACCCGCGAGGATTTTGAACCATTACTAAAGGAACATCCAGAAATATTTCAGTTAGTTGATAAAGTTTCTCATTCTAGAATGACAGACACAGAAACACAAAAGATACTCAGTCAATTACCTCCTGAACAAGTAAAGGATCCTTGGTACAAAGTTTACATGAAAAAAATTCAACATTTTTTCATGGAATTAATTAAAAGACCGGTATAA